A portion of the Glycine max cultivar Williams 82 chromosome 10, Glycine_max_v4.0, whole genome shotgun sequence genome contains these proteins:
- the LOC100805562 gene encoding GEM-like protein 4 has product MQTSLLQIVGTPVISATYDQLQKSVNRYLPGPATQCQYSTTTSKQMRLRTNISETVKRKISLGARILRVGGVEKVFKQFFSMEEGERLLKVSQCYLSTTSGPLAGFLFISTDKVAFCSERSMKVFTRKGHMLRIRYKVAIPLKKVKCVNQSANAQKPTQKYIEIVTEDNFDFWFMGVLKYQKTFKYLEQAVSQA; this is encoded by the exons ATGCAGACTTCACTTCTTCAAATTGTTGGAACTCCAGTAATCTCAGCAACATATGATCAGCTTCAAAAGTCAGTTAACAGATACTTACCTGGTCCTGCCACTCAATGTCAATATTCAACCACAACATCAAagcaaa TGAGGCTGAGGACAAATATATCTGAAACTGTTAAGAGAAAGATAAGTTTAGGGGCTCGCATTCTTCGAGTTGGTGGAGTGGAAAAAGTGTTCAAGCAGTTTTTTAGCATGGAAGAAGGGGAGAGGCTGTTGAAAGTTTCCCAATGTTATCTTTCCACCACATCTGGTCCTCTAGCAGGTTTCCTCTTCATCTCCACTGACAAGGTTGCCTTCTGCAGTGAGAGATCAATGAAAGTCTTTACTCGGAAAGGTCATATGTTGAGGATTCGTTACAAG GTTGCTATTCCACTAAAGAAGGTCAAGTGTGTTAACCAAAGTGCTAATGCTCAGAAGCCGACACAGAAATACATAGAGATTGTCACTGAGGACAACTTTGATTTCTGGTTTATGGGTGTCTTAAAATATCAGAAAACTTTCAAATATCTTGAGCAGGCAGTTTCTCAAGCATAG